CGTCCTTTCTTCTACTCAGTATTGTCTTTGATGGGAACATCATTGAACGTCGTAGAGCTGACATTTGGAATATGATGTATCAGCGCTGTCACCGGTAAGCCGTTGCGTTGTGTCACGCAGGAACCTATTTGTTCCCCTCCAGAGCTGCAGGAGACAGTGAGTGGTCTGCTGGAGGAGAAGAAACAGTTCGCCTGTCAGTTCCAGGAGCAGCGGAGACAGATTGAGGAGCTAACTGTCCTGGTGAGTTCCAGTATACCCGGCCTGGGAAACTATCAATATCTGTCCTCCTTGTGACGGTCCGAGGTACTCGGGTAAAGACCGAGGTCTCTGGCTGTCTGTTTCTGGGAAGGGGGTCTGAGTGATGGAGAGAATGTCTGAGTTAATGGAATTAAGCAGGAGAGCTGAATATCTGGATTCAGACGTGGTTTGAAAGGCTCTATTCTAAATCCTGCTTGAGCACCATAGAACTTAATTGCGAATATATGTTTCCCAAGTTTTTCGTGATCCtttgggaatgttttcttgtagGCGGAGAAGGAGCAGGCTGAAATCAAGGAGCTTCACAAAACCATCGATCAGCAGAACAAGACCATAAAGCGTTTCAACCGAGGTGAGCAAGATTACAGCCAGCCAGCCCACAGAGCCTATATTTACACAAGCGTTGCTGTCTGATGAAAATCCTTTTTGACATAAATCGAAAGCAGACACACCCCTGAATGTAGTAAAACCTTTTGATGACCTTTGTACGTAGGCAACGTATTCAGAAGAGTATATATTTAGTCAATAGGGAAAATACAGTCATGATTTCCTGAAAAGTGTCTGGTTTTGTAGATAAAGTTTTTCATCAGACAATAGGCAAGTTCCTGGGCTGTGGCTCCTATGAGCTGGCGTATGGATGTGGACATATGTTATGCAGAGTCTCAGGGAGAGCCTGTAGTGTGTGGAGAAACAATGTGCTTCTATTGTAATTGatttgtagaagtctgtaaaagCCGGGCACCAGAGCTAATACCCCTGTCATCTGTCTATGAGGTAATGGTCAGTGGGCGGGCGTGTCTAGTTACTTAGCTCATCCTCTGGCTATCTTCCTGTGAGGACCGAACGCCTCCACCAATCCAAGCCACTGCACAACACGTTCACATGAACTCAGCGTTCTTGATCGGCCTCCGAGGGCATTCCGCTGCAGATTCACCCCAGTACCCTAAGGAGTTGTAGGAGGCTGAATGGCGGAGTAGAGTGGGCTAGGGTTCGGGATGCCCCCTCCCCTCGATCCCACGCTGAGATTTAAAGTATTACAGTGGTTCTGTCTGTGAAAAGGGTTAGAGCTTTAGGTGGGGGATAATTCAATTAGACCCGATCTCCCCGAGTGCCTGCTGCGCTTCAGCGAGGCTATGCATAAattccctgcccccccccccccccccccatttcactccctcccctctctctatctctctcgatctccctctccctgtcttctcTCGCTtcatccctcccctctctcctcagtgtctgtgatgGCCACCACTGAGTTTGAGGGGATGAAGGAGCAGCTGGAGTTGCAGCAGGACCTGAGGGAGAAGGCAGAGACCTATGCACATGAGGTAGGCGGGGCAAGCCTCCCACCGAGATCCCAGGGCCAGACCGTGTGCCAGCGACTAAAGGCTAACGCAGCGCATTCATTATCCGCGCTCGCTTTTCTCATCGTTTTGGCCGACAACATCTCCAAATGTCCTCTGAGGGCATCATTATTTTACTAGTTCCTTAAAACGGGAACGGTTTACTTTTACTCTTGGATATACATTGATCTATGTTCCACTGCTAAGTCATTTAGGTATGAATGAGTGCATTGAAGAATGGCGCATGTGTATTTTTAGGAGCGCATGTTTACTGACCTGAATAGAAGAAAGCCTCCAGGTTTAGAACTAGTCTGGGGTAAGAGCAGCACAAACTAAGAGCTGCTTTGAGGTTCACACGTGGTATGCTTGAGGAGCCGCGGTAGTGGATTTGAATGTAACTGTTATGTTTATAGGTCTGTGCTAGTAAATGAGAGGAGGTCCACCTGGGAATCGGGGCTGTGGTTCTTGAAAGCAGTTTAGTTAAATGCAAGACCTGCTCAATAATAGCCACTGttacagttacatttttaaatatctgAAGAGCCTGGGTGATttattgtttttcctttcctccctccctccttccttccttcattCTCTCCACCTCCTGCAGATGTTGGTGAAGCAGAAGGAGGCCAACAGACAGAGCATGATCCTCCTGCAGAACGCAGAGCCCAGCCTTCAGCTCCTCAAGGCTCTGGAGGATCTGGCTGATGTTACCAAGACACTGGAGCAGGAGAGGCTGCAGCATCAGCAGAAGGTCGGTCCCTCCGTCAGACATGTAGGTTTGGATCCAGCATCTACAGTCTGACCACATTCTCAGGGTTACCGTTGCCACGGTAGCCACAGTCACTTCAGGCAGAATTGGCTAACGGTGGGCCCTTGTCTACCAGTCTGACTCACAGCCGGTTCTGGTCTACTGAAGTTACCCGTCAAATCGCATCAATCTCCTAACAGCTGGCCGTCTTATCTACTTCCTTTAATTAAGTAGGTGGTCGCTTAGTGGCTAAGGCCAGGGTTAGGTTTCATTCTCCTCACTGAACTACTACTCTAGGGAGAACCACAGCCTAACATGTCCTAGAGTTCAGCAAAGGGTTGAATGTTTGAGGTTGTATCCCATTTGTTATTGACCCTGGATAATGTTCCTGGGATCCAGTTGGGACCAAGTGTGCTGATTCATCAGCCCTCAGATCTCCACCCCCAGTAGCCACAACAGAGGGTGTGACGGTGTTAAAGCAGCCAATCTGGCAGAGGTCGGTTTGTCCTGACAGTTAGAAAATGATTATAAGCTACCATCTTGCTGTCTGATGGACAGACATCTGGCTACATTACAGACCAACGTTTGACAGATCCAGCTTCAGTCACTGAGTTTTTTTGGACCCCATGTGGACCAGCTGatcccctcccccaccacccatacggaaatgtaatatatggcaatatatgtatgtaacttatatatttggtttgatcTACACATCCacctatatgtacatatatgtcaaAAAGAACTGGACGTTTTCATATGTCacattgaaatatgtaattaaaatatGATAATGCATTTTAAAGTCTTTTAATGTGTATGTCCATACATTAGATTTCTGTATGGGTACTCCACACTCCCTGACAAACTGCTGAGCCTATGTTTTTTGTGTACCCAATAAAAGTCCCATCCTTGCAGATAGGAGCCAGACATTAGCAGCGGTGGGGAGGGGGATTGTAGAGAATGGTGTCCAAATCCAGGGAGGGCACCGCAGAACAAAGCTTGAGTGAAATCGATACGTTTGTTGAATCCCGAGGCTTAGCCAGCTACAACACGTTTCGCCACTCATGGTCCGAGGAAaaatttacacacacacctctgtgtTGCGTCAACTAAATCTCCTGGTGCTTGAAATTAACATCTCTAAAGGTATTTTTTAGACTGAAACATTTCAGCGACGCAGAACTGGCTTATTCAAATCACACAAAGTGCTATTGTTTATAGCGGGGGTCACCTGCGGGTCAGTGATCCCGCGCGGCCCAACGCGCGATGGAGCCGATCTTGATCCAAGTCTCTGGTGGTCCTCATCCGTCTGCCTCTAGGAGAAGGCTCTGGAGGCCCAGCTGCGGGAGTGTGCTCTGGGAAAACAGATAGCAGAGCTGCAGAGCCAGCTGGAACTGTTGgatgaggagaagagggaggccGAGGCCAGACTGCAGGAAATGGAGAAGAAGAACGGCAGCCTAGAGGTCAAGGGTAAGGAGCACATAGGGCAGGGTGTCGATGTCATCCCTCTGGATGTAACTCTGGGTTTTATTCCTAAACGTTTTGGGGGATCAATTGCTTTCCCAGCAATATGAGTAGAATAAATGATAGCcttgttttgtttcaatttGGCTGGGGTTTGGACCACTCAGACATGCTTTCTTTCCGATTCCTTCCAGTCAGTTGAACAGCATTACAACAATTGAGTAAATACAAGTAAATACTATTGTTTTAGAAGGAAGGCCAGTATTAAGGTACTGATGAAAGTCGTACTGTGAATAAAGAATGTGAGCGCAGAGTAAAGTACTATTAGGTAATTGAATGTGTCTTTGGGTTGGGTGAGTGGGGATGTTTGTGTTCTGTCAAGAAACCCAGGACTCGTGGAACAAACCTGTCTTTTCCACGTTTAGTTCAAGAGTTACTGCAGGTCCAGAAGAGCGCCAAGCCCCCGCCAGGCCCTGAACCGGCGGTCGCTCCTCCCCCCGCCCCTGTACCGCAGCCTCCTCCGCCACCTCCCCCACCACCTCCGCCGCCTccgccccctcccccatcaCGATGCAACCCCCTCAGGTGAGCCTGCAGTCTGCGGTCGTGTTGTGTGTGGCCTGGCGTAACAGCCTCCACAGCCAATCTGTCCAACCGTTCTCTGTTCAACTTGGTTTTCTCGTTCAATAGTTCGCTGATTGCAATCATGAGGAAATCATCCAAGGGTTCAAAGGGGGGACCCCCGAAGTTGGAACAAGCTCCTGGTAAATCTTATAAAACACCTGATTTTAGATATGGGTACAGAATGTACTTTAGAATGATGGAGAATATTGACCCTCTTTAATGATGTGCAACATCTACTGTAGACTTGTCAAATGTTGGACATTCGGCTTAGAATATGTGCATCGGTTACAATCTGTGGTTTCCTCCTGGCCCTGTAGAAGGAGGTGCAGAAGGAGGTGCAGATGATGTCAAAGTGAAGGCAGTGAATGAGATGATGGAGAGGATCAAACACGGGGTGGTTCTCAGGCCTGTCAAGGGAGGAGACACTAAGGTATGGCCAAAGGTTCATGTTTTAGTTCGTTGTCTTGTCAACATTGTGGAAATACTGAGTGTACTGAATTTCCTCACACTGATTCATTTCTTTGGTCTCCTCCCTCATCTTTCATCGTCAATGGACTTCCCAAAGCGAGTGGCCGTAAAAGTGAGTATATTGAAGTTCATGTTAATATTGTGACAGTGACTTCTGCTGGATCTTAAAGACGCTCTACCCGTCACATCACTGGGATAATGTCACATGGTCTTAGAGTGGAATGGGTTGTAATGCTTTTCTTAATCTGTTACTAAAACCGGTCTGGAATTTGACTTTAGATGACAGCTCTTCCGCCTAGTGTAATTGTCCACGGATTAGCCCACTGTGTGGACCGCCAGAGGCTACATACAGGGTGCTTTGATTTGATTTACTTTACATTGATTGACCCAAACACCATGACAACTTGCTGGCTCAGAGTGACTGGGTGGAAAGTGAATCAGTAAATTTGCCCCCAGCTTTTCTTTTATTGTCTTAATAGGGACCAGCTATATGAGAAATGTTAGCTCACACCAGCTGCcaggccctgtgtgtgtgtgtgtgcgtgcgcgcacaGTGTGGGAAATGTCCTGTTTATTATGATGTGTGTTAACAACATATTCTCCTAACGCCTAGCAACCTGTAGTAACTGAAGAAAAACCTCCTCAGGAGAGTGCGATGGAGGAACTTAAAGGCATTCTGGTAATACCTTCTTTTCAGATCTACAGCAATAAAAATATCTACCTATATGACATGGTAGATGTAaggctttttttcttcttgtaaATGGCAAACTGCTGAGTGTTATTTGGTGTCATATACCCCGGATGTCAGCCAATCACAATTCAaggttaacattttatttttgtttgtttttgtgtttttgtcaacCTCTTCTGTCTTCTCCTGTACTGCTCCAAATCATCTTCTACTCCTCATTCCTCTTCTCCTCACTAGGAGACAGTGAAGAAGAGTCCCAGTCGGGGGTCTCAGGAGTCGGCACCGTCCCCCCCAGGGAAGAGCCCTGTCAGCAGTGAGCTGGAGGTGATCCTCAGGAGGAGGCGCCAACAGGCCTGCGACCCTGGAGAAGGAGGTAACAACAccatatatttgtttatttgacttTGTCCTACTTCTGTTTTGCATATTGACTATTGAAATGGCCTGCTGGAAAACAGATACATCCCATTATAGCCTTGACAGTTCTAGAAATCCTCCACTAGAGGGCACAATACACCCTTGCAAGATGCACATACGCTAATCGATGAAATGCCAGAGGCATATTCATTATGCCGAACAAAATATCCAttcaccaatggaaaatctGTTTCACAGAATGTTTTGCGACTAAATCTAAACTTGGTGGAATGAATTCACACCAGGGAATGCATGATGCATGATGTATGATGTAACTCAGTTAAGTAGCCCGTCATTCATGAATGTGATGCATCTACAGCTAACCAGTACACTGCAGCGTTTGCATCCAGTCCTACGAAGGCCAACAACGTGTTATCTTTAGTGTTTGTCCAGTGACAACAGTGTACCAAAGGTTCAGACATATGTATGTTGTGTAAAACCTCGTAGCACCGTTTCAATTGTGAGTTTCCAGTTAAGTGTTACATGAGCGTGCGGTGAAGAGTGCACAATGGCGATCGATGAGGGTCGCAGCGCGTGACCCCagtgtcctctctctctgtctcgttcCCTTCAGATGAGAGAAGGGACGGCCAAATGAGCAAAGTCTCCTCCTCCGACAGCCTGAACGGGAGACACAGTCAGGGCAGCCATAGCTCGGACAGCTCAGGCAAGGAGCCAGATGGGCCGACCGGGCTCGTTAGAGATCCAGCCTCCCCAAGCGGAAGGGGCCCTGGCCCGGCCGTCGCAGCCAGGCGTAGATCTGACTCTGGCCAGGACCCAAAAACAGAGTCCTGGCAGAACAGGAGGTCCCGTACTTCTTTGTCCGAGAAAGAGGCCTATTTTGAGGCTCCGGTCACCAATGGATGCTTGATCAGGTAATAATTGTTAAGCCCTCATGGGATTGTATTCTCTGGTTAACACTTTACCATCCAGGAGTTAACATAAAAAAGACTGATTAAATGTTTCACGCAGGGACCCAACTTCTACCACAGAGATAAGAAAACCTACTCCTAGTAACTGTTTGGCCTCCCTGTAAGGGTGCAGATCTATTAATAAGACTGAAATCATGTAAGTGATTTCATCTAAATTGGCCCATGTATGGTGGGCACATTTGTGAATACAACATCAAGAAAGGGGATTTCCTTTTCAGACATAACTCAACAACTTTccaccacttttttttttttttgcatgtctTTGTTGCTTGTCAAAAACTAAAAAACGCTGCATGTCAAAAAGAAAGGCGTCCAGGGGTTTCTGATGCCGGGGCTTTGTTGCACCCGTGTGTTTCAACAGTGCAGAGGAGCCAGAGAGGCAGGACCCTGAGAAATGTGCCCCACAGTCCAATGGGATCGGTCACGCCTTCCCAAGCCTGGGCCTGGAGTCGGACATGCACACCACTCTCTCACCGAGGCTTTCCGCGGGGCCCAACCCACTCAACGGGAATGAGAACGTGGACGCCGAGTGTTGAAGGTGGACCCTGGCTGGGAGGAAGGCAGGCTGAGGGACGCTGCACAATTTGCACAgaaattgatttattttcatctgtTACAGACACTTAATAATAAAAAGCTTtaggtcattttattttatacacaaACGATCcctcagtatgtgtgtctttgtgtattcGTCTTGAAGGAATGCACTGTTTTAGCCtccttattttttttctattctttgTCACCTTATGATAGTGGGCAAGAATTTGAATTTATTGGTAGTTTTAATAGAACAAACTCCTGTTTTGCTAGTTCTGCTTACTTCCTAATACTTCCTGAATCTTAAGACACTAGCCTAGCGTAACCTTTAATAAAGTCACAGCTTACTTCATGCAGTAGAAGCATTAAGCATCAATAAAGATCAATGGTTGTGATCTAAGTCATCTTAACCAAATAGAATACAGCTATTCCACATTTAAAAGGCACTTTAGCTATTTCCAACTGGAACTCTGTGTTTCAGTTTGAGGATTATCCATCTTGAATGTGTAATCAATGCAACTACTGCATAGGGATGCAAATGAAAGCCATGCACGTTTCAATCAAAATAGCCTACCATCCTTGAGAAATGAGGTGCTTGTGTACTCAGTCTACCTCGTATTAGACACACTTGCCTCTTGACTATCCTAAATTGTAtttaaagggaaaaacatcatATATTGACATCTTGCAATGGCACAACATTTGTACGTCTTCCACCTACGGCATTCCCCAAGCTGTAGCTGATGCTTTGTTCGTATATGCTGGGATGCTCATTGTTACCTTGCCTCTCTAACCTGATTTTATTCTGTGCATTCCTGAATTTTGCTTTCCAGGTATTTAATGGGCTATAATAACTGGATTAATGAGTATGCAAACTTGATACAGCAACTTCATCTtagaaaaaatgtatgacattttctttcacaaccatcaaaaccttttcaaatgtttatttaaaaaatagaaaACTGCAACTAGAACATATAGGGCGGGTTTTGATGACCAAGTTTAGGCCTAGTCCCTTGgagcttgatttttttgttcttggctaggcttaatctgtgtccaccAAATGAGCCCATACTCTATTGTAAGTACATTCTATGAAGCCTTCTTTCACCAACACTTAAAGGAAATCGTGTTTTCCAGATGCAATGATTTACCATGCCTAAATCTTAACCCTATCACAAATTTCTTAACTTCATTTTTATGTATCAGGCAAGCAGTTCATCAGAAAGGAAATAATATGCCTGTTCTTTTGTGAATCTTGatattgtgtgtgttggatCTGAAAGTGGAGTgtgatgttattattattttttttacattgacattGATGTTCATTCAGCATCAATTGGATGCAATAAAATTAAACTTTCAAACGGCCGGACTTGCGGTGTTATCTGTATGTCTCCGTATTTATAtgtcatatttataatattttctcaAACCTAATATGAGACGACCTTGATAAAAAACAACTTGTTAAAAATGTAGCCAAATTGTAAAGAGACGAAAATCGATAAATTTAGACGCCCTATAAATGGACTAGTTCACTTCCACGCCCATTTTATGTTTGCtaaagtaaatgtaatttttactGTTAATGCAAACCCatacattataattattattacaatgATGACATAGTCCTTTATCATCTACGAAAGATCCATGATAatccaaaaataaattatagtaTGATAGCCAATTCAAACACCCCTGTGGTGACATTAAGTAGTGGTATATTCCAATATGGCGTCCAAATATTATCAAGAGATGCAGGAGAATTTtagaaataacaacaaaagcagAGAATTCCCTGCGCATAGCGCTAAAGTACATTCAGTAGCATGGAGTTGCGACGGTCGGAGGTTGGCTTCTGGATCGTTTGATAAAACAGCAAGCGTATTTGTCTTAGAAAAGGACCGTTTGGTAAGTCGCTAGCCAGTTAGCATTTCTATCGATGCTATCTGACATGATCATAATGAATGAAACACGCATGCTGGTAGTAGTGTAAAGCTAACTACACGTCCTGTCTTTAGTTTGAGGTCTAGCAGATACATTAATTGCGAAACTGTATGAGCGAATTATTGTCCTGCCAGTAGCATACTAGTACCTACATTCTTCTGGCTTGAGTCTTTGTATTCAAAGCAAAGTTCATGCTCTCGAAGGGAGACTAATCCAgaagtgtattcattattaatcTAAACAAAACGTTTTAGTTGCTAAACGTTTAATcaaacagttttaatttgaaatacTCAGGTCTCCTAATTTCTCAGTTCTGCTATAGGAAACGTTTTGCAACGTAAATTCCCGACGTTACTGTTAAAGTGAGTCGAGTGTCATTATGAGGCACTTCTCCATCTGATCTACAGCTTTAATCCAATGCCCCAGGAGAGTAAAAGGGAAATGTGCTCCCTTATTTCGTTTGTGGAACCGAAAACATGTCCTGTATCTTTGTGGttacttaaacattttaatttagtaGCCGTTCTTATACAGACTAACTTGCAGAAACAATCAGGGTTAAGTGGGTTgtcaatgccacaaaaacaTATCTCCCAACATTTTTGGCTAAGGCGTGATTTGACGCGGCAACCTTTCAGCTACCGGCCAACACCAGCCGCTGTGCTAGCCACTGCCTTCTTACATCAATTCCAGATTGCTAGCTGTATTGTCAACCTACATTGCTTACTGTTTTTACTTTACCTTCCCATTCAAGGTTAAGGAGAACAATTACAGAGGCCATTCAGACAGCGTTGACCAGCTATGTTGGCATCCGACCAATCCAGATGTGTTCGTCACTGCTTCAGGGGACAAGACCATACGCATCTGGGACGTCAGAACAACCAAGTGCACGGCTACCGTCAACACCAAAGGTACGCTGCGGTCTCATACTGCTGGGTCAAACCCTGAGCTCAAGGCTTGTCGTTTTGGCTTATGTGCAAAGCTCTAAATTCACAGTTCTAGTGGCATTTGTAGCCATCTGTAATGTTACTTTGTGTTCATTCTAATCTCTGGTGACGAGGCCGCTTGACCAGTCTGATTGTATTTGCAGGGGAAAACATCAATATCTGTTGGAGTCCCGACGGCCAGACAATAGCTGTCGGAAACAAGGATGACGTGGTTACGTTTATCGACGTGAAATCCCATCGGTCACGAGCGGAGGAGCAGTTCAAATTTGAAGTCAACGAAATCTCCTGGAACAATGACAATGACATGTTCTTCCTGACCAATGGCAATGGGTGCATCAATATCTTGAGGTAAAACTTCAAGCGTTCACAGTCCCAGGTTGTGTAATCACAATACGGATGAAAAAGCAGagcaaacctttttgaaacCAGAATCGTGCCTCATCCTCCCCTCTGTTTTCAAATAACCAGATGCTTCAGGTTTCTCCTAATGCCATTATGGCTCcagaatattttccaaatccCTTTTGTCTGGTGAAACCAGACAAATATGACCCTGTCCGAACAAGAACGCGTGTTCTAAGATACAGAACATGACTGAATATAACCTCTAGTGATCTAGTGATAAATTATAGCTTCCTGACTTcaacctttttttgttttcagttatCCTGAGCTGAAGCCCATCCAGTCAATTAACGCCCATCCTTCCAACTGCATCTGTATCAAGTTCGACCCTACGGGGAAGTACTTTGCCACAGGGAGTGCAGACGCGCTGGTTAGTCTGTGGACGGTTGAGGAACTGGTGTGTGTTCGCTGTTTCTCCAGGTGAGTgtacgtttaaaaaaaataaaaaatactgtgAATCAGGACAGCTCTGTTACTATTCCCTATTGTCTCCTTCAAGTAGCCTGGCTTGTGTTAGCGGAAATTGAGTCTGATTTAGTCTTCTGGATGATTTACAGGTTGGACTGGCCAGTGAGGACATTGAGTTTCAGCCATGATGGCAAGATGCTTGCTTCAGCCTCTGAGGATCACTTCATAGACATCGCCGAGGTGGAAACTGGTTAGTTGTAGAAAGTCATATGCAGATGTTTAAGGACTCAAAGGTTGTCGAcattgagcacaactgtatttgccatctacactgatcagccataacattatgaccagtgACCGGTAAAGTGAATAActctgataatctcgttatcatggcacctgtcagtgggtgggatatattaggcagcaagtgaacattctgtcctcaaagttgatgtgttagaagcaggaaaaatgggcaaggatctgagcaactttaaaaagggccaaattgtgatggctagatgactgggtcagagcatctccaaaactgcagcccttgtggggtgttcccggtctgctgTGGTATGTACcttcaaaagtggtccaaggaaggaaaagcgatgaaccggtgacagggtcatgggcggccaaggctcactgatgcatgtggggagcgaaggctggcccatgtggtccgatccaacagatgagctactgtagctaagattgctgaaaaaggtaatgctgctactgatagaaaggtgtttgAACACACTGTGCGTTGCAGCTTGTTGCCTATGGGGCTGCGTagacacagaccagtcagggtgcccatgctgacccctgttcactgtcaaaagcacctacaatgggcacgtgagcatcagaactggaccaaggaccaatggaagaaggtggcctggtctaatgaatggatggctgtgtttgtgtttgtcactTACTttgagaacacatggcaccaagatggactatgggaagaaggcaagccagcggaggcagtgtcatgctttgggcaatgttctgctgggaagccTTGGGTCCTACTATTCATGTGGTTggtactttgacatgtaccacctacctaagcattgttggagaccatgtgcaccctttcatggcaacggtattccctgatggcattggcctctttcagcaggataatgcaccctgccgcACAAcgaaaatggttcaggaatggtttgaagaagacaacaacaagttcaaggtgttgacttggcctccaaattccccagatctcaatccagtcgagcatctgtgggatgtgcaggacaaaccggtctgatccatggaggccccacctcgcaacttactggacttgaaggatctgctagtaatgtcttggtgccagatatcacagcacac
The window above is part of the Esox lucius isolate fEsoLuc1 chromosome 4, fEsoLuc1.pri, whole genome shotgun sequence genome. Proteins encoded here:
- the shtn3 gene encoding shootin-1 isoform X2, translating into MLPSSSSGLVQGCGEEARDTQNVQCKRLTEERDEAERQLKHIKRVSQMVIEEVSVLQTQLEIEKSCRENAEALATKLNSENRKLKYLSLSSRPCLDDLLPSITDCIPLEEEPDAQDTSPDPYSQYQQQVKELQETVSGLLEEKKQFACQFQEQRRQIEELTVLAEKEQAEIKELHKTIDQQNKTIKRFNRVSVMATTEFEGMKEQLELQQDLREKAETYAHEMLVKQKEANRQSMILLQNAEPSLQLLKALEDLADVTKTLEQERLQHQQKEKALEAQLRECALGKQIAELQSQLELLDEEKREAEARLQEMEKKNGSLEVKVQELLQVQKSAKPPPGPEPAVAPPPAPVPQPPPPPPPPPPPPPPPPPSRCNPLSSLIAIMRKSSKGSKGGPPKLEQAPEGGAEGGADDVKVKAVNEMMERIKHGVVLRPVKGGDTKRVAVKQPVVTEEKPPQESAMEELKGILETVKKSPSRGSQESAPSPPGKSPVSSELEVILRRRRQQACDPGEGDERRDGQMSKVSSSDSLNGRHSQGSHSSDSSGKEPDGPTGLVRDPASPSGRGPGPAVAARRRSDSGQDPKTESWQNRRSRTSLSEKEAYFEAPVTNGCLIRDPTSTTEIRKPTPSNCLASL
- the shtn3 gene encoding shootin-1 isoform X3 → MRVSQMVIEEVSVLQTQLEIEKSCRENAEALATKLNSENRKLKYLSLSSRPCLDDLLPSITDCIPLEEEPDAQDTSPDPYSQYQQQVKELQETVSGLLEEKKQFACQFQEQRRQIEELTVLAEKEQAEIKELHKTIDQQNKTIKRFNRVSVMATTEFEGMKEQLELQQDLREKAETYAHEMLVKQKEANRQSMILLQNAEPSLQLLKALEDLADVTKTLEQERLQHQQKEKALEAQLRECALGKQIAELQSQLELLDEEKREAEARLQEMEKKNGSLEVKVQELLQVQKSAKPPPGPEPAVAPPPAPVPQPPPPPPPPPPPPPPPPPSRCNPLSSLIAIMRKSSKGSKGGPPKLEQAPEGGAEGGADDVKVKAVNEMMERIKHGVVLRPVKGGDTKRVAVKQPVVTEEKPPQESAMEELKGILETVKKSPSRGSQESAPSPPGKSPVSSELEVILRRRRQQACDPGEGDERRDGQMSKVSSSDSLNGRHSQGSHSSDSSGKEPDGPTGLVRDPASPSGRGPGPAVAARRRSDSGQDPKTESWQNRRSRTSLSEKEAYFEAPVTNGCLISAEEPERQDPEKCAPQSNGIGHAFPSLGLESDMHTTLSPRLSAGPNPLNGNENVDAEC
- the thoc3 gene encoding THO complex subunit 3 produces the protein MASKYYQEMQENFRNNNKSREFPAHSAKVHSVAWSCDGRRLASGSFDKTASVFVLEKDRLVKENNYRGHSDSVDQLCWHPTNPDVFVTASGDKTIRIWDVRTTKCTATVNTKGENINICWSPDGQTIAVGNKDDVVTFIDVKSHRSRAEEQFKFEVNEISWNNDNDMFFLTNGNGCINILSYPELKPIQSINAHPSNCICIKFDPTGKYFATGSADALVSLWTVEELVCVRCFSRLDWPVRTLSFSHDGKMLASASEDHFIDIAEVETGEKLWEVQCESPTFTVAWHPKRPLLAYACDDKEGKYDSNREAGTVKLFGLPNDS
- the shtn3 gene encoding shootin-1 isoform X1, producing MLPSSSSGLVQGCGEEARDTQNVQCKRLTEERDEAERQLKHIKRVSQMVIEEVSVLQTQLEIEKSCRENAEALATKLNSENRKLKYLSLSSRPCLDDLLPSITDCIPLEEEPDAQDTSPDPYSQYQQQVKELQETVSGLLEEKKQFACQFQEQRRQIEELTVLAEKEQAEIKELHKTIDQQNKTIKRFNRVSVMATTEFEGMKEQLELQQDLREKAETYAHEMLVKQKEANRQSMILLQNAEPSLQLLKALEDLADVTKTLEQERLQHQQKEKALEAQLRECALGKQIAELQSQLELLDEEKREAEARLQEMEKKNGSLEVKVQELLQVQKSAKPPPGPEPAVAPPPAPVPQPPPPPPPPPPPPPPPPPSRCNPLSSLIAIMRKSSKGSKGGPPKLEQAPEGGAEGGADDVKVKAVNEMMERIKHGVVLRPVKGGDTKRVAVKQPVVTEEKPPQESAMEELKGILETVKKSPSRGSQESAPSPPGKSPVSSELEVILRRRRQQACDPGEGDERRDGQMSKVSSSDSLNGRHSQGSHSSDSSGKEPDGPTGLVRDPASPSGRGPGPAVAARRRSDSGQDPKTESWQNRRSRTSLSEKEAYFEAPVTNGCLISAEEPERQDPEKCAPQSNGIGHAFPSLGLESDMHTTLSPRLSAGPNPLNGNENVDAEC